In one Gossypium hirsutum isolate 1008001.06 chromosome D09, Gossypium_hirsutum_v2.1, whole genome shotgun sequence genomic region, the following are encoded:
- the LOC121220772 gene encoding asparagine--tRNA ligase, cytoplasmic 2: protein MEFSLNSILWDFQNYNMTLSLVTYKTFETKLRWGVPLTAEHLSYLADDHYKRPVIIYDYPKAVKPFYVRLNDDGKTVAAFDMVVPKMGTVITGSQSEERLDMLSARMKEFDLSRDQYEWYQDLRKHGTVKHSGFRLGFDLMVLLMTGLTDVRDVVPFPRTHGKANN from the exons ATGGAATTTTCGCTTAACTCCATACTGTGGGACTTCCAAAACTACAACATGACTCTTTCTTTA GTGACATATAAGACTTTCGAAACAAAACTTCGATGGGGAGTCCCTTTAACAGCTGAACATCTAAG CTACTTGGCTGATGATCACTATAAGAGACCTGTGATTATTTATGATTATCCAAAAGCAGTTAAGCCATTTTATGTACGCTTGAATGATGATGGAAAAACAGTGGCCGCTTTTGATATGGTTGTACCCAAG ATGGGAACAGTGATTACGGGTAGCCAAAGTGAAGAGCGGCTTGACATGCTAAGTGCAAG AATGAAGGAATTTGACTTGTCAAGAGATCAGTACGAATGGTACCAAGATCTTCGCAAGCATGGAACAGTCAAGCACTCTGGGTTTAGACTAGGGTTCGATCTTATGGTTCTTCTTATGACTGGCCTCACTGATGTCAGAGATGTAGTTCCTTTTCCCCGAACTCATGGCAAAGCCAACAACTAA
- the LOC107891213 gene encoding uncharacterized protein isoform X1, translated as MEDLITNLSKSLGSFCNHLQSSCDALKQSIDRRPIPLDSASSTFVQCLNRRVSTATADLNLLDSMSFGTVSFEELLGHCYQIFNNNQTHLLHLEDHLKPLGYLPQVEIENEEEEEEVLDSNDRCFSVTNSAIKSLDEDPLLLDESMSLKNFGLSDVCLATLASQANQKVDDSDLSFGENMYNGDKANNIKVTNKPATDSIEVTKAEGEKDPNQVEVKRPILQVSEDGYESLPSYMTSLASWEDLLAAVEKINSSLNKKEKTKGYNYFYQDEIEALGLGPKGRAYLLLLVRMNHLIVETIDGRISYRVL; from the exons ATGGAAGATTTGATAACAAATTTGAGTAAAAGCCTCGGCTCATTCTGCAATCACCTTCAAAGCAGCTGCGACGCTCTTAAGCAATCCATCGACCGCCGCCCCATCCCTCTTG ATTCGGCTTCATCGACGTTCGTCCAATGCCTAAACCGCCGCGTTTCAACCGCCACTGCCGACCTCAACCTTCTCGATTCCATGTCCTTCGGCACCGTTTCCTTCGAGGAACTCTTAGGTCACTGTTATCAGATCTTCAACAATAACCAAACTCATCTTCTCCATCTCGAAGATCACCTCAAGCCTCTCGGTTATCTCCCCC aagttgaaattgaaaatgaggaagaggaagaagaggtTTTGGATTCAAATGACAGATGTTTCTCCGTCACAAATTCAGCAATTAAGAGCTTGGATGAGGATCCTTTACT TCTTGATGAATCAATGAGTCTAAAGAATTTCGGGCTCTCTGATGTTTGTCTTGCTACTTTAGCATCTCAAG CTAATCAAAAGGTTGATGACTCTGATTTATCCTTTGGAGAAAATAT GTATAATGGAGATAAAGCAAACAACATCAAGGTTACAAATAAGCCTGCTACGGACTCCATAGAAGTAACTAAAG CAGAAGGGGAAAAGGACCCAAATCAAGTTGAAGTTAAGAGGCCAATATTACAAGTATCCGAGGATGGTTATGAAAGTCTTCCTTCGTATATGACTAGTTTAGCATCGTGGGAG GATCTGCTTGCAGCTGTGGAGAAGATCAACTCAAGTTTGAAcaagaaagagaaaacaaaaggTTATAATTACTTCTACCAAGATGAAATTGAAGCCCTGGGCTTAG GGCCTAAAGGACGAGCTTACTTGCTGCTATTGGTGCGCATGAATCATCTTATTGTGGAGACCATTGATGGGCGGATTTCTTATCGAGTGTTGTGA
- the LOC107891213 gene encoding uncharacterized protein isoform X4 gives MEDLITNLSKSLGSFCNHLQSSCDALKQSIDRRPIPLDSASSTFVQCLNRRVSTATADLNLLDSMSFGTVSFEELLGHCYQIFNNNQTHLLHLEDHLKPLGYLPLEIENEEEEEEVLDSNDRCFSVTNSAIKSLDEDPLLLDESMSLKNFGLSDVCLATLASQANQKVDDSDLSFGENMYNGDKANNIKVTNKPATDSIEVTKEGEKDPNQVEVKRPILQVSEDGYESLPSYMTSLASWEDLLAAVEKINSSLNKKEKTKGYNYFYQDEIEALGLGPKGRAYLLLLVRMNHLIVETIDGRISYRVL, from the exons ATGGAAGATTTGATAACAAATTTGAGTAAAAGCCTCGGCTCATTCTGCAATCACCTTCAAAGCAGCTGCGACGCTCTTAAGCAATCCATCGACCGCCGCCCCATCCCTCTTG ATTCGGCTTCATCGACGTTCGTCCAATGCCTAAACCGCCGCGTTTCAACCGCCACTGCCGACCTCAACCTTCTCGATTCCATGTCCTTCGGCACCGTTTCCTTCGAGGAACTCTTAGGTCACTGTTATCAGATCTTCAACAATAACCAAACTCATCTTCTCCATCTCGAAGATCACCTCAAGCCTCTCGGTTATCTCCCCC ttgaaattgaaaatgaggaagaggaagaagaggtTTTGGATTCAAATGACAGATGTTTCTCCGTCACAAATTCAGCAATTAAGAGCTTGGATGAGGATCCTTTACT TCTTGATGAATCAATGAGTCTAAAGAATTTCGGGCTCTCTGATGTTTGTCTTGCTACTTTAGCATCTCAAG CTAATCAAAAGGTTGATGACTCTGATTTATCCTTTGGAGAAAATAT GTATAATGGAGATAAAGCAAACAACATCAAGGTTACAAATAAGCCTGCTACGGACTCCATAGAAGTAACTAAAG AAGGGGAAAAGGACCCAAATCAAGTTGAAGTTAAGAGGCCAATATTACAAGTATCCGAGGATGGTTATGAAAGTCTTCCTTCGTATATGACTAGTTTAGCATCGTGGGAG GATCTGCTTGCAGCTGTGGAGAAGATCAACTCAAGTTTGAAcaagaaagagaaaacaaaaggTTATAATTACTTCTACCAAGATGAAATTGAAGCCCTGGGCTTAG GGCCTAAAGGACGAGCTTACTTGCTGCTATTGGTGCGCATGAATCATCTTATTGTGGAGACCATTGATGGGCGGATTTCTTATCGAGTGTTGTGA
- the LOC107891213 gene encoding uncharacterized protein isoform X2 yields MEDLITNLSKSLGSFCNHLQSSCDALKQSIDRRPIPLDSASSTFVQCLNRRVSTATADLNLLDSMSFGTVSFEELLGHCYQIFNNNQTHLLHLEDHLKPLGYLPQVEIENEEEEEEVLDSNDRCFSVTNSAIKSLDEDPLLLDESMSLKNFGLSDVCLATLASQANQKVDDSDLSFGENMYNGDKANNIKVTNKPATDSIEVTKEGEKDPNQVEVKRPILQVSEDGYESLPSYMTSLASWEDLLAAVEKINSSLNKKEKTKGYNYFYQDEIEALGLGPKGRAYLLLLVRMNHLIVETIDGRISYRVL; encoded by the exons ATGGAAGATTTGATAACAAATTTGAGTAAAAGCCTCGGCTCATTCTGCAATCACCTTCAAAGCAGCTGCGACGCTCTTAAGCAATCCATCGACCGCCGCCCCATCCCTCTTG ATTCGGCTTCATCGACGTTCGTCCAATGCCTAAACCGCCGCGTTTCAACCGCCACTGCCGACCTCAACCTTCTCGATTCCATGTCCTTCGGCACCGTTTCCTTCGAGGAACTCTTAGGTCACTGTTATCAGATCTTCAACAATAACCAAACTCATCTTCTCCATCTCGAAGATCACCTCAAGCCTCTCGGTTATCTCCCCC aagttgaaattgaaaatgaggaagaggaagaagaggtTTTGGATTCAAATGACAGATGTTTCTCCGTCACAAATTCAGCAATTAAGAGCTTGGATGAGGATCCTTTACT TCTTGATGAATCAATGAGTCTAAAGAATTTCGGGCTCTCTGATGTTTGTCTTGCTACTTTAGCATCTCAAG CTAATCAAAAGGTTGATGACTCTGATTTATCCTTTGGAGAAAATAT GTATAATGGAGATAAAGCAAACAACATCAAGGTTACAAATAAGCCTGCTACGGACTCCATAGAAGTAACTAAAG AAGGGGAAAAGGACCCAAATCAAGTTGAAGTTAAGAGGCCAATATTACAAGTATCCGAGGATGGTTATGAAAGTCTTCCTTCGTATATGACTAGTTTAGCATCGTGGGAG GATCTGCTTGCAGCTGTGGAGAAGATCAACTCAAGTTTGAAcaagaaagagaaaacaaaaggTTATAATTACTTCTACCAAGATGAAATTGAAGCCCTGGGCTTAG GGCCTAAAGGACGAGCTTACTTGCTGCTATTGGTGCGCATGAATCATCTTATTGTGGAGACCATTGATGGGCGGATTTCTTATCGAGTGTTGTGA
- the LOC107891213 gene encoding uncharacterized protein isoform X3, translated as MEDLITNLSKSLGSFCNHLQSSCDALKQSIDRRPIPLDSASSTFVQCLNRRVSTATADLNLLDSMSFGTVSFEELLGHCYQIFNNNQTHLLHLEDHLKPLGYLPLEIENEEEEEEVLDSNDRCFSVTNSAIKSLDEDPLLLDESMSLKNFGLSDVCLATLASQANQKVDDSDLSFGENMYNGDKANNIKVTNKPATDSIEVTKAEGEKDPNQVEVKRPILQVSEDGYESLPSYMTSLASWEDLLAAVEKINSSLNKKEKTKGYNYFYQDEIEALGLGPKGRAYLLLLVRMNHLIVETIDGRISYRVL; from the exons ATGGAAGATTTGATAACAAATTTGAGTAAAAGCCTCGGCTCATTCTGCAATCACCTTCAAAGCAGCTGCGACGCTCTTAAGCAATCCATCGACCGCCGCCCCATCCCTCTTG ATTCGGCTTCATCGACGTTCGTCCAATGCCTAAACCGCCGCGTTTCAACCGCCACTGCCGACCTCAACCTTCTCGATTCCATGTCCTTCGGCACCGTTTCCTTCGAGGAACTCTTAGGTCACTGTTATCAGATCTTCAACAATAACCAAACTCATCTTCTCCATCTCGAAGATCACCTCAAGCCTCTCGGTTATCTCCCCC ttgaaattgaaaatgaggaagaggaagaagaggtTTTGGATTCAAATGACAGATGTTTCTCCGTCACAAATTCAGCAATTAAGAGCTTGGATGAGGATCCTTTACT TCTTGATGAATCAATGAGTCTAAAGAATTTCGGGCTCTCTGATGTTTGTCTTGCTACTTTAGCATCTCAAG CTAATCAAAAGGTTGATGACTCTGATTTATCCTTTGGAGAAAATAT GTATAATGGAGATAAAGCAAACAACATCAAGGTTACAAATAAGCCTGCTACGGACTCCATAGAAGTAACTAAAG CAGAAGGGGAAAAGGACCCAAATCAAGTTGAAGTTAAGAGGCCAATATTACAAGTATCCGAGGATGGTTATGAAAGTCTTCCTTCGTATATGACTAGTTTAGCATCGTGGGAG GATCTGCTTGCAGCTGTGGAGAAGATCAACTCAAGTTTGAAcaagaaagagaaaacaaaaggTTATAATTACTTCTACCAAGATGAAATTGAAGCCCTGGGCTTAG GGCCTAAAGGACGAGCTTACTTGCTGCTATTGGTGCGCATGAATCATCTTATTGTGGAGACCATTGATGGGCGGATTTCTTATCGAGTGTTGTGA
- the LOC107891212 gene encoding amino acid transporter ANT1, which yields MRERKCDTTPLINPSPSSSTQGTASKLQTIGNIIVSIVGTGVLGLPFAFRVAGWLAGSIGVVITGLATFYCMLLLIQCREKLASEEELKETTTYGDLGCRCMGKPGRYLTEFLIFISQCGGSVAYLVFIGQNLASLFKLHGLTIASYIFLLVPIEIALSWIGSLSAFAPFSIFADVCNLLAMAFVVKEDLQQAIGGKFSFRDRKAFTDNLGGLPFAGGMAVYCFEGFGMTLALEQSMRERRTFPKVLAMSFTWITLVYILFGIFGYMAYGDETKDIITLNLPKDWTAIAVQIGLCLGLAFTFPIMVHPVSEIVEGKLKKNIWFEKLRNNDAEDSITRLEKLGIYMGRAVLVIVLAVLASFVPGFGVFVSLVGSSVCALISFVLPVSFHLTLLGSSLSLWQKALDVFVFLCGLLFAAYGTYNTIIGF from the exons ATGAGGGAGAGGAAATGTGATACAACCCCTTTGATCAACCCATCACCGTCGTCATCAACACAAGGAACTGCATCTAAACTTCAAACCATCGGGAACATTATAGTTTCAATAGTTGGAACCGGCGTTTTAGGCCTTCCTTTTGCTTTCCGAGTCGCCGGTTGGCTTGCTGGATCAATCGGTGTTGTCATTACTGGCTTGGCTACTTTCTACTGCATGCTTCTTCTT ATTCAGTGCAGGGAGAAATTAGCATCAGAAGAAGAATTAAAGGAAACAACAACATATGGTGATTTGGGTTGCAGATGCATGGGAAAACCAGGCCGATACCTGACAGAATTTCTCATATTCATCTCCCAGTGTGGAGGATCCGTGGCATActtggtatttattggccaaaacCTTGCATCACTTTTCAAACTTCATGGCCTCACAATTGCATCTTACATATTCCTGTTAGTCCCTATTGAAATAGCATTGTCATGGATCGGATCCCTCTCGGCTTTTGCACCCTTCAGCATTTTCGCCGATGTATGCAATCTGTTGGCGATGGCGTTTGTTGTTAAAGAAGACTTACAACAGGCGATTGggggaaaattttcatttagagaTAGGAAAGCCTTCACTGATAACTTGGGAGGGTTGCCATTTGCAGGAGGGATGGCAGTGTACTGTTTCGAGGGGTTCGGAATGACACTGGCCCTTGAGCAATCCATGAGAGAGAGGAGAACATTTCCTAAGGTTTTGGCGATGTCTTTTACATGGATCACACTTGTGTATATTTTGTTTGGGATTTTTGGATACATGGCTTATGGTGACGAAACAAAAGATATCATAACACTGAATCTTCCCAAGGATTGGACAGCCATTGCAGTCCAG ATTGGCTTGTGCCTGGGGTTAGCATTTACATTCCCAATCATGGTCCATCCAGTTAGTGAAATAGTGGAAGGGAAGTTGAAGAAGAACATTTGGTTTGAGAAGCTTCGCAACAATGATGCTGAAGATTCGATAACGAGATTAGAGAAGTTGGGAATATACATGGGCAGAGCAGTTCTGGTAAttgtgttggcagtgttggcgtCATTCGTTCCGGGATTTGGTGTTTTTGTGTCGCTTGTGGGGAGTAGTGTATGTGCATTGATCTCTTTTGTTTTGCCAGTCTCGTTTCACCTCACATTGTTAGGTTCATCTTTGAGTTTGTGGCAGAAAGCCTTGGATGTTTTCGTTTTCTTGTGTGGATTGCTTTTTGCAGCTTATGGTACATATAACACCATTATTGGATTCtga